TCTTGGACAATGCACCGATATGCTTGTTCGCAATTTCTCCGTTTTTGATCACAAGCAGTGTCGGAATTGTCATGACTCCATATTTCTGTGCCAGTTCCATCTGCTCGTCCACATTAATCTTTCCGACTTTGATGTCATCTCTTTCCTCAGCCACTTCGTCCACGATCGGAGAAAGCATCTGGCATGGTCCGCACCAGTCTGCATAAAAATCTACCAGTACCGGTTTCTCTGATTTTAATACTTCCTGTTCAAAATTATCTTTTGTTAATTTTATAATTGCCATTTTATAAATCCTCCTTCAACTTTCATATGTTCTTAGTATACCACTTTTTTGTGTTTCTTCCGTGACAAAATCACATTTCTCATATTTTTTTCAGAGCTTTTGCATCCAGTACTTCTATATAGCCGCGGGATAATCTCACATACCCTTCTGTCTGAAACTGCTTGAGCAGTCTTGTGACGACTTCTCTTGCCGTTCCCATATCTCTTGCAAGTACATCGTGAGTAATAGAAAATTTCTCCTCTCCCGCCAGGGCCATATGTTCCAGGATTGCCCCGGCCAGACGAGACGCTGCATTAGAAAATACATACTGATTGAACAGCCACATCACATCGGAAAAGCGCTCAGATACCATCTCCATCGTGTAATCTTTCACTGCAGTGTTTGTATCATTCAGTTTCTTGTAAATTTCTTTCGGAATCGTATACAGTACTGTGTCCGATTCCATCATCATATCCAACGAAATATCCATTCCCTTTATCATACAGGACGCACTCAGGATACTGACATCTCCCTCCACCAGACGATACAATGTAATCTCTCCACCGCTCGGTGACGTAATATAGACACGGACCTGCCCTTCCTTTACAATCTGTACACCTGCGCAGTCCCCGCCATCGATGTGAAGCAGGACTCCTTTTTCATATTCTTCCAGTGCTGTATGGGTGAGCAGCATCTGTTTTTCCGTTTCTGTCAGGTCTTTCCAGAATGGCAGCACCTGACCGATCCATTCGTTCATAATTCCTCCGTTCATTTACTGCAGATAAGACACTGCAATATTGCGCACCTTCTGTGTCACATAACTGCTGCCGCCTTTTGTCTTTACATCTTCCACCATGCCGACCACTGCGATCTGGTTTGGCATATCTTCTGTTGTCTCACAGATAAACCAACCTCGCTCCACTCCTGTCGTATCATTCTGGCTTTCCTTAATCTCTGCAGTTCCTGTTTTTCCAAGCATCGTCACTCCATCGATCTTCGCACTGGCTCCTGTTCCACTCGGATTTTCAATTACCGAGAGCAGACTCTGTTTCACAGTCTGTGCTGTCTGTGCACTGACTGCCTGCTCTTTCCAGATTTTTGCAGCAGCGTTTTCTTCATATTTCAAAACTGGCTGAATCATGTTTCCATCATTAACAAACATGGAATACATAGACAGCAGATGGAGCGGATTAACCAGCACCTGTCCCTGCCCGTATCCGGTATCGGCAAGCTGAATTTCCGAATCAATCTTTCCGTCATCATCAAACGTAGATGCCTGCATGGTAAGATCAAATGGAAGTTCTTCTTCAAATCCAAAGGATTTTAATTTTTCTTCCATCGTATCCGCCCCGATTTTCAATGCTTCCCGTGCAAAATAGATATTGTCCGAATATGTCATGGCATTGACCAGATTGACCGTTTCACCGTAATCTGTCAGCGTAGTTACATGATAATCTCCCCAGCTTGCATCTTTCTGCCAGGAAAGCCCTACATATCCTAGATTCTCATCCGGATTGATAATTCCTGCATCCACTCCGACCGCTGCTGTGATTCCCTTAAATGTAGATCCCGGAACCCAGGTGTTGACAAACCGGTTCATCAATGGATTGGATGCATCTTCATTCAGCGCATTCCATCTTGCATCTGACATCCCCAGCACAAATTCATTTGGATCATATCCCGGTGTGCTCACCAATGCCAGCACCTCTCCGGTTTTAGGATTCATGGCTGCCGCCGTTCCCGGATCCTGTGCAAACTGATCATATGCCGTCTTCTGCACCTCGGCATCAATGGTCACACGCACGTCTTTTCCATTCTGTGCCGGCTGATATGCCAGCGTCTCGATCGTATTTCCCGTTTCGTCTGCAATAATGATCCGTGTGCCGTCCACCGGACGAAGCTCTTCCTCATAAGCCTGCTCCAGGCCTGATCTTCCGATCACACTGTTTGCGTGATATCCTTTATTTTCCAGTTTTTCCAGATCTTCCGCTGTCACCGCCTGCACATAACCAGTCAGATGCCCTGCCGCAGCGCCAAGCGGATACACGCGATCCTGGGAATCATTTAACATCACTCCGGGAATCGTCAGAAGCTGTGCTTCTTTCTCTTCATTTCCCTTTGCAATCTTCTTGATCGGCACAAAAGAATCATCCTGTACATAGGATGCCCCCAGTGCGTTCTGAATCGCCTCTTCTGAAACTTCCAGCATCTGTGCCAGCTTCTTGATTGCTTCCGCTTTTGCTGCATCATCTCCCATTTTCCCCGGCACCAGGCCAACTTCCAGAACTGTTCCATTCCCTGCTAACACTACACCGTTTCTGTCATAAATCGTTCCACGATCGGCACTTTCTGTCTGAATCTGCACTTTATACGAATCCTGAAGGTTGGGAAAGATGATTGTAGAATCCCAGTCAATCTTATACTCTCCATCCTCTTTTTGCAGCGTCATCTCATTATCAAAAGAAATCTCCTCCGCACTGGTTTGCATCGTTTCTGAATATTTTACTGTCACCGGACTCCCTTTGAGTTTCTCCCTTTCCGAGAGCGAAATCTTAATATCTTTTGCCTCGATTCCCTCATAAATATTCTGATTGCGCTCTGTAAATTCTTTTTCTGACACCGTCTCTCTGGTTCTCTCACTTAGCATGGCATACATCTTATCATATTGTCCTTTTTCTACAAGCGCAAAATAATTTTTCACCGTTTCCTGCGGTGTTGCCGTATTTATCAACAGTTTCCATGCCAGAATTCCTCCCCCTGCGAGAATCACAACCGCTCCTGCTGCAATACCACCGATCAAAAATCCTTTTTTATTTTTTCTTTTCTTCATACTGCCTCCAAATATCAATCCTGGATTACAAATAAGCAAAAACACCTTACATGTGGTTTGTTCCAATCATACCACATACAAGGTGTTTTGACACTAGAAAGTTCATTTCTCTTATTCAAATGTAGTCCATATATTACTGTGAACAGTAATCTCCGCATCACAGAATTCCCAGCACATCCAGTGTACTGATCGCTCCGATCGCAGAAATCAGGATCAGTATAATCCCTCCTGTCAGCATGGAAAGTTTCGGTCCTCTTTCCAGAATACGTCCGCTCTCCAAATCCCGATACAATGTAATTTCTTTGCCCTTTTTATAATTGACCGGGGAACTGGAATTATAGCGGCTGCGCATTCTTCTCTCTTTTCCATCCAATGTATATGTCAGGATCGGGTAGTACGATGCGGCCGGTGTAGACCACTTTTTCTTCTGTCCATTCTGCCATTTTAAGACATCTGTAAGAACTGCTTTGATTTCTTCGGTATTTCTTTTTTTGTCTTTTCCATATGATGCACACAGCGCTGCACCTGTAAGGAACATCAATGCTGCCAGAATTGCTGAAACATAGGCGTCTCCATATTGTTTCTGGACAAAAGGCATGGAAATAATCAAAATTCCCGCTCCGATCAAAATCCACGGACCGAATACAGCAGACTTTTCATTCTCTACAATCCGCAGCTGTCCGCCCCGCTCATTGTCCTTGAGGATCCTGACTTCTTCCCCTTCCTGAAACTCATCCACACTCTTGACAGTGGCCTGCTGACGGTGACCATTTTCCACATATTCGATCCTCGTCTCATAATAATTCTGAATCAGAAATCCTTCTTCATCCCGCTTTTCCACATGACTGATCCGAAGAATCTTCCCTGTTCTCTGTGCTTTTTGCTTCTTCATCCGGATACTGCGTCTCAGCCCGCTGGTTCCTGTCACCAGAAGTGCAGCTCCGATCACTACCAGAAATACCGCCTGTATCGTCAATCCTCCAAACATCTCTTTTGCCCTCTTCCTCTCTGAACATATGGCTGCAGCAATTCGATGCACTGCGAAAACTGCCGCATCACCGGAATGTTCTCCTGCGCTGCTTTTTGCTGCTCTTCTTCCGAAAGTTCTGCTTTATGATACCAGATGACCTGCATTCCCGCCTGTTTTGCCCCCTCTATATCATGCCGCAGACTGTCCCCTATAAAAACACAGTCTTCAGGCAGCACCTCTGCTTTTTCTCTGCACAGAGAAAAAATTCGGTAGTCCGGCTTTTCCACACCTGCTTCTTCACTGGTAACAACACCATCGATCCATCTGGTGATTCCGAGCTTTTCTATTTTCTGATATTGGATCTCTGCTGTCATATTCGTACAGATCCCCACATACACGCCCTGTTCCTTCAGCTGCTTCATCACCAGAGAGACCCCTTCTTCCAACGTCATCTGTTTCATCAGTGTATCCCAGTACAGCCTGTACATCTTGTATGCATGCGGAAAAAGCGGCTTTTTCAACATCTCCAGCATACACTGATACCGGATCAGACGATTATGCACTGCCGCACATTCTCTTCCGATCCGCTCCTCTGCCACAACATACGCTTTCGCAAGCTGCCTGTCATATACAGCTCCTGAAATCGACAGATTCTGCAGGCAGTACTCACGTACCGCTTCTTTTGCCAGAATATCTGCCGTTGTATAATCATACAGTGTATCGTCAAGGTCGAAAAAAAACGCTTTTACCATATCTGTTTCCTCTTATTTCTGTCCGTAGTAGGCATTCGCACCATGTTTTCTGTAATAGTGCTTGTCCTGTAATTCCTGCGGCGCAGGCTTCACATCCGGATTGATGATCTCACAGCGTGCCGCCATCTTTGCAACCTCTTCTGCCACTACCGCATTATGAACTGCTTCGTGCGCATCCTTGCCCCATGTAAATACACCGTGATTCTTGCAGAGGACTGCCGGCACCGCCAGATAATCCTTTGCTTTTCTCTCAAATTCATCTGCGATCAGAACACCGGTATTCTTCTCATATGCTTCTTCGATTTCTTCCTTTGTCAGATTCCGCACACATGGAATCTCTCCGTAAATATAGTCCGCGTGCGTTGTTCCATAACATGGAATATCTCTTCCTGCCTGTGCCCAGCTGGTTGCCCATGTGGAATGTGTATGAACCACTCCGCCAATCTTCGGAAACCGGTTGTAAAGAACCACATGTGTCGGCGTATCAGAAGACGGATTGTATCTTCCCTCCACTTTATTTCCATTCAGATCTGCCACAACCATATCATCCGGAGTCAGTTTGTCATATTCTACACCGCTTGGCTTGATCACAAACAATCCGCTCTCTCGGTCGATCCCGCTGACATTTCCCCAGGTAAAAGTGACAAGTCCGTATTTTGGAAGCAGCATATTCGCCTCATACACTTCTTTTTTTAACTGTTCCAGCATTTTGCATTTCCTCCCCATCTACTTTTCAAACGTATACATTGCAACTTCATCGATCTCACGGTTCGTAGAAATAAGAACCTCTTCTGTGCCCCGTTCATACTTGAACACATTGGCCGGTCCGCAGTCCCGATCCAGAATCTCAACCTGATACTGCCCTTTTTCCTGCTCCCAGGTAAAGAGAAGAAGGTTTCTCTCTCCTTTTCTGTGTCCGATGATCACTGCCGGCTTGCCAAGCAGTGTCCCGCCATAGATCGCATGTGCAAAATCTGCAGTATCATAAGTATATACCTTCTTGTAGTCTCCATCAATCTTTTTATAGAAATAAATATGTTCCCCATGGAATGGAGAGATCAAAATCAGTTCCTTTTCTCCATCCTGATCCAGATCTACTAGTACAGCATCACTTGCTGCCTCATCCACCAGTTTTTCCACTGTCCAGTCCTGTT
This window of the Mediterraneibacter gnavus ATCC 29149 genome carries:
- a CDS encoding penicillin-binding transpeptidase domain-containing protein — translated: MKKRKNKKGFLIGGIAAGAVVILAGGGILAWKLLINTATPQETVKNYFALVEKGQYDKMYAMLSERTRETVSEKEFTERNQNIYEGIEAKDIKISLSEREKLKGSPVTVKYSETMQTSAEEISFDNEMTLQKEDGEYKIDWDSTIIFPNLQDSYKVQIQTESADRGTIYDRNGVVLAGNGTVLEVGLVPGKMGDDAAKAEAIKKLAQMLEVSEEAIQNALGASYVQDDSFVPIKKIAKGNEEKEAQLLTIPGVMLNDSQDRVYPLGAAAGHLTGYVQAVTAEDLEKLENKGYHANSVIGRSGLEQAYEEELRPVDGTRIIIADETGNTIETLAYQPAQNGKDVRVTIDAEVQKTAYDQFAQDPGTAAAMNPKTGEVLALVSTPGYDPNEFVLGMSDARWNALNEDASNPLMNRFVNTWVPGSTFKGITAAVGVDAGIINPDENLGYVGLSWQKDASWGDYHVTTLTDYGETVNLVNAMTYSDNIYFAREALKIGADTMEEKLKSFGFEEELPFDLTMQASTFDDDGKIDSEIQLADTGYGQGQVLVNPLHLLSMYSMFVNDGNMIQPVLKYEENAAAKIWKEQAVSAQTAQTVKQSLLSVIENPSGTGASAKIDGVTMLGKTGTAEIKESQNDTTGVERGWFICETTEDMPNQIAVVGMVEDVKTKGGSSYVTQKVRNIAVSYLQ
- a CDS encoding HAD family hydrolase encodes the protein MVKAFFFDLDDTLYDYTTADILAKEAVREYCLQNLSISGAVYDRQLAKAYVVAEERIGRECAAVHNRLIRYQCMLEMLKKPLFPHAYKMYRLYWDTLMKQMTLEEGVSLVMKQLKEQGVYVGICTNMTAEIQYQKIEKLGITRWIDGVVTSEEAGVEKPDYRIFSLCREKAEVLPEDCVFIGDSLRHDIEGAKQAGMQVIWYHKAELSEEEQQKAAQENIPVMRQFSQCIELLQPYVQRGRGQKRCLED
- the trxA gene encoding thioredoxin codes for the protein MAIIKLTKDNFEQEVLKSEKPVLVDFYADWCGPCQMLSPIVDEVAEERDDIKVGKINVDEQMELAQKYGVMTIPTLLVIKNGEIANKHIGALSKSGVIELL
- a CDS encoding L-ribulose-5-phosphate 4-epimerase yields the protein MLEQLKKEVYEANMLLPKYGLVTFTWGNVSGIDRESGLFVIKPSGVEYDKLTPDDMVVADLNGNKVEGRYNPSSDTPTHVVLYNRFPKIGGVVHTHSTWATSWAQAGRDIPCYGTTHADYIYGEIPCVRNLTKEEIEEAYEKNTGVLIADEFERKAKDYLAVPAVLCKNHGVFTWGKDAHEAVHNAVVAEEVAKMAARCEIINPDVKPAPQELQDKHYYRKHGANAYYGQK
- a CDS encoding Crp/Fnr family transcriptional regulator encodes the protein MNEWIGQVLPFWKDLTETEKQMLLTHTALEEYEKGVLLHIDGGDCAGVQIVKEGQVRVYITSPSGGEITLYRLVEGDVSILSASCMIKGMDISLDMMMESDTVLYTIPKEIYKKLNDTNTAVKDYTMEMVSERFSDVMWLFNQYVFSNAASRLAGAILEHMALAGEEKFSITHDVLARDMGTAREVVTRLLKQFQTEGYVRLSRGYIEVLDAKALKKI